Sequence from the Mobula hypostoma chromosome 11, sMobHyp1.1, whole genome shotgun sequence genome:
CACTCGCTCACAGATGCACGCAatcagacagatagacagatatagTGTCATTTACacaaataaaagcacgcacagaCACTGTATGTCAAGATTTTATAGGAGAAGCTACTACCAATGTACGAAGCTGAACTTTTGGAGTCTCTGCGCTCTACAAGTTCTGAACGCAGCTATCAATCACAGTAGACTCTCCATTAATGAATGAGGGTGTACTCTAAAGTACTAAATAATTCTTTTGGAAGAAAGGACACAATTTTATAAAGTGATCCAACATTTCTGTTGGAATGCACCATATTATTAAAGTATTAAATGTGACCTTGGTTCACAGCTCACAGTGTATTGAACCAGTGAAACACAGTGTACTGTGGGTCTAACATAGTGCACAGAATGAGTGAGGGTACTGAACCTGTTTCATCACTGTGTTGTCAAAATGCCTGTGTCAAGAAcgtgtctctctgtctgtgtggTCAAAGAAATAATGGTTCCCAATATCAGAGTCTTTCACTGGTAGCCCTTTGTGTCTCCAGTCTTCACACTCCCTTCCACATTTTTCCTTTCTCGCTCTTTGTCTCCATCTTTCATTCACATGTCACTGTCTCCCAAATCTACCATCCTTCCCTCCCCTAACCTAACACAGCGTGCCCGTCATCTCTTATCCCTCTTCATGCACGAACACCTTGACTCCTGTCTCACCACTCCCCTTTCCTTCTTCGTACTGACCATCTCCtacctccactctcagtcctgatgcaaattttcaacctgaaacatcaacaatttctttTTCGCCTCAGAAGCTGTTTGACCCACATCATCTCTCAGGCAGATTGCTTGCTGCTCTCTGTCTGTGTGACTGTCAGCTGCTTTAATTCCTGGGCGTTAGCAAATGGGATCTCCTGTctgggcctgggcctgggcctggcacatggatgaaacaCAAGGAAGGCACACCAGCACTTTTACTCTCCTAGGAGGTTGAGGAGGTTTGGCTTGTCACTGAACACTCTCACAAACTTCTACAGCTGTACTGTTAAGTTTCCTGACCAgttacatcatggtctggtactgTAGTACATAAGAAGCCACAGAGAGCAGTATACTCCACCAATACATTACAGGCACATCCTTCCCCACAATCGGCTGGGCCATGCCACCTTCTGCATTGAAATGGGCCTCATTTTTTGTTCTATTTGTGATCTCTCTTataaaaattgtgcataatttatgctTATCTTGGAGAatgttgcttatctgatgctatgtaccTGTGGTGTTGTTGctagtaagtttttcattgcacctgtgtgtaCCCGGGTTTGTGTATGTGACAGCAAACCGGATTTTGACTTTGctgctgtttcctcagttcttgTCAGAGGGCTTGGTGATTGGGAAAAACCACACGATAACTCTGCAGGACGAGGAATTAGCTTCAACGCGTCCAGCCAAAACCTTCCACCGCATATTCAACACACGCGTTCCAAGAACTCCCTCCAGCATCAACAAGACCCTGGCCAAAGTGTCCAACATGGGAGAAGTGCTGGAAATGGACACTTTCGAGCAGCTGCTGTTGGCTTCAGTGTTCAGCGCCCATAAAGCTCGGCACAGCCCCGTGGAGAGTCGCCAGGACTGGGGCCAACTGTTCTGCCGCCTGGTGGCCGCTATCACCTATGACCTGTCACAGCTGAAAGTCCGGTGTTGAGACTCATGGCTACTGGCCCCTTCCATCGCCTGCAGCTACAACCCAGTTACTGCAAAGCAGGAAACGACACACAGGAATTCTGGAATGGAAATGTTAGGAAGGTGGTTGTAGCTGTGGCGAGAGAAGGTGTCCGTGCCTCGTTAAAGGAGTGGGAAGGTTAGGGGTAATCACATTTTGGGATGCAGAGAAAGGGAGGGCAGTGGGAAGTG
This genomic interval carries:
- the LOC134354322 gene encoding protein FAM180A, with the translated sequence MRTGVLLCGSLTICLSVILKLCMIISLFHVADSTWTKHEEERSIFLQDAAEIYLMYEFLSEGLVIGKNHTITLQDEELASTRPAKTFHRIFNTRVPRTPSSINKTLAKVSNMGEVLEMDTFEQLLLASVFSAHKARHSPVESRQDWGQLFCRLVAAITYDLSQLKVRC